In Pseudomonas sp. PDNC002, the DNA window TCGCTGTCGTAAGACGTGGTGCTACAGCCGGCCAGCAGGGCCAGACAACCGACGAGGGCCATGGGTCGTAGCATCGAACCTCCGGACGAAAAAAACGCCGGGCAAGCCCGGCGTCGTTGAAGTGTGGGCTCAGCCTTCGAGCTTCTTCTTCAGCAGTTCGTTCACTTGCGCCGGGTTGGCCTTGCCCTTGGCGGCCTTCATGGCCTGGCCGACGAAGAAGCCGAACATCTTGCCGCGCTTGGCTTCATCGCTGGCGCGGTACTGTTCGACCTGCTCGGCGTTGGCCGCCAGCACATCGTCCAGCAGCTTCTCGACGGCGCCGCTGTCGGTGTTCTGCACCAGGTCCTTGGCCTTGATGATCTCGTCCGGCGAGCCTTCACCCTCGGCCATGGCGGCGAACACGGTCTTCGCGGCCTTGCCGTTGATGGTGCCGTCCTTCAGGCGCAGGATCATCTCGCCCAGGTGCTGGGCGGAAACCGGCGACTGCTCGATCTCCAGGCCGTCCTTGTTGAGCAGGCTGGAGAGCTCGCCCATCACCCAGTTGGCGGCCAGCTTGGCGTCGCCGCAGATGGTCTGGACCTTCTCGAAGTAGTCGGCCATCTCGCGGCTGGCGGACAGCACGCTGGCGTCGTAGGCGGACAGGCCGTACTGGCTCTCGAAGCGCTCGCGCTTCTGGTCCGGCAGTTCCGGCAGTTGGCCGCGCAGGTCGTCGAGGAAGCTCTGTTCGATCACCACCGGCAGCAGGTCCGGACAGGGGAAGTAACGGTAGTCGTTGGCTTCTTCCTTGCTGCGCATGGAGCGCGTTTCGTTGGCAGCCACGTCATACAGGACTGTTTCCTGGACGATCTTGCGGCCGGATTCCAGCTCGTCGATCTGCCAGGCAATCTCCGTGTTGATGGCCCGCTCGATGAACTTGAACGAGTTGACGTTCTTGATCTCGCGGCGAGTGCCGAACTCAGCCTGGCCTTTGGGGCGTACTGAGACGTTGCAGTCGCAACGCAGCGAGCCTTCGGCCATGTTGCCGTCGCAGATGCCCAGGTAGCGCACCAGCGCATGGATCGCCTTGGCATACGCCACGGCTTCCTTGGCGCTGCGCATCTCCGGCTCGGAGACGATCTCCAGCAGCGGGGTGCCGGCGCGGTTCAGGTCGATGCCGCTCATGCCGTGGAAGTCTTCGTGCAGGCTCTTGCCGGCGTCTTCTTCCAGGTGCGCGCGGGTGATGCCGACGCGCTTGACGGTGCCGTCTTCCAGGGTGATGTCGAGGAAGCCCTTGCCGACGATGGGGTGGTCCATCTGGCTGGTCTGGTAGCCCTTGGGCAGGTCCGGGTAGAAGTAGTTCTTCCGGGCGAAGACGTTGCGCTCGGCGATCTCGGCGTTGATCGCCAGGCCGAACTGGCACGCCATGCGCACGGCTTCCTGGTTCAGCACCGGCAGGGTGCCGGGCATCGCCAGGTCGATCAGGCTGGCCTGGGTGTTCGGGGCGGCGCCGAAGGTGGTGGCGCTACCGGAGAAGATCTTCGATTGGGTGGAGAGCTGTGCGTGGATTTCCAGCCCGATCACCGTTTCCCATTGCATGTGTGTCGTCCTCCGAGCCTGCTCAATGTCTGCCTGCACTTGCTCATGCGGCGTTGAAAACAGACTCAAAATGCTCATTTACAGCGCGCAAACTGCGCTTTCTCGCCTGTTTTCGCCTTGCCTGAGCTGTGCTCGGCTAGACCTTGAGCAGGCTCTCAGAATCCAGCCGGTGCTTGTTTGTGCCAGTCGGTCGCCAGTTGGTACTGGTGCGCGACGTTGAGCAGGCGGCCTTCCTGGAAGTACGGCGCGAGCAGCTGGACACCCACCGGCAGGCCGTCGACGAAGCCGGCGGGCATGGACAGGCCCGGAATGCCGGCGAGGTTGGCGGTGATGGTGTAGATGTCTTCCAGGTACTGGGCGACCGGGTCGTTGTTCTTCTCGCCGAGCTTCCAGGCCGGGTTCGGCGTGGTCGGGCCGAGGATCACGTCGACTTCCGCGAAGGCATTGGTGAAGTCGTTCTTGATCAGGCGACGAATCTTCTGGGCTTTCAGGTAGTACGCATCGTAGTAACCGGCGGACAGCGCGTAGGTACCGACCATGATGCGGTTCTTCACTTCAGCGCCGAAGCCTTCGGCGCGGGAGCGCTTGTACAGGTCCTGCAGGTCCTTCGGGTCCTCGCAGCGGTAGCCGTAGCGAACGCCGTCGAAGCGCGACAGGTTGGAGCTCGCTTCTGCGGGCGCTATCACATAATAAGCAGGAATCGCATGCTGCATGTTCGGCAGGGAGATCTCCTTGACCACCGCGCCGAGCTGCTTGAGCTGCTCGACCACTTTCATCACCGCATCGGCGATGCGGCTGTCCAGGCCGGCACCGAAGTATTCCTTCGGCAGGCCGATGCGCAGACCGGTGAGCGGCTTGGCCAGGGCGGCCAGGTAATCGTCTACCGGCTGGTCGACGCAGGTGGAGTCCTTCGGGTCGAAGCCGGCCATGGCGCCGAGCATCAGCGCGCAGTCCTCGGCGGTGCGGGCCAGCGGGCCGCCCTGGTCGAGGCTGGAGGCGTAGGCGATCATGCCCCAGCGGGACACGCGACCGTAGGTCGGCTTGATGCCGGTCAGGTTGGTCAGTGCCGCGGGCTGGCGGATCGAACCGCCGGTGTCGGTGCCGGTGGCGGCCGGAATCAGGCGCGCGGCCACG includes these proteins:
- the gatA gene encoding Asp-tRNA(Asn)/Glu-tRNA(Gln) amidotransferase subunit GatA — protein: MLHQLTLAEVARGLADKQFSAQELATALLARIKQLDPQLNSFITITEENALAQAKAADERRAKGDTGALLGAPIAHKDLFCTQGVRTSCGSKILDAFVSPYDATVVERLADAGTVSLGKLNMDEFAMGSANESSHYGPVKNPWDTSRVPGGSSGGSAAAVAARLIPAATGTDTGGSIRQPAALTNLTGIKPTYGRVSRWGMIAYASSLDQGGPLARTAEDCALMLGAMAGFDPKDSTCVDQPVDDYLAALAKPLTGLRIGLPKEYFGAGLDSRIADAVMKVVEQLKQLGAVVKEISLPNMQHAIPAYYVIAPAEASSNLSRFDGVRYGYRCEDPKDLQDLYKRSRAEGFGAEVKNRIMVGTYALSAGYYDAYYLKAQKIRRLIKNDFTNAFAEVDVILGPTTPNPAWKLGEKNNDPVAQYLEDIYTITANLAGIPGLSMPAGFVDGLPVGVQLLAPYFQEGRLLNVAHQYQLATDWHKQAPAGF
- the gatB gene encoding Asp-tRNA(Asn)/Glu-tRNA(Gln) amidotransferase subunit GatB yields the protein MQWETVIGLEIHAQLSTQSKIFSGSATTFGAAPNTQASLIDLAMPGTLPVLNQEAVRMACQFGLAINAEIAERNVFARKNYFYPDLPKGYQTSQMDHPIVGKGFLDITLEDGTVKRVGITRAHLEEDAGKSLHEDFHGMSGIDLNRAGTPLLEIVSEPEMRSAKEAVAYAKAIHALVRYLGICDGNMAEGSLRCDCNVSVRPKGQAEFGTRREIKNVNSFKFIERAINTEIAWQIDELESGRKIVQETVLYDVAANETRSMRSKEEANDYRYFPCPDLLPVVIEQSFLDDLRGQLPELPDQKRERFESQYGLSAYDASVLSASREMADYFEKVQTICGDAKLAANWVMGELSSLLNKDGLEIEQSPVSAQHLGEMILRLKDGTINGKAAKTVFAAMAEGEGSPDEIIKAKDLVQNTDSGAVEKLLDDVLAANAEQVEQYRASDEAKRGKMFGFFVGQAMKAAKGKANPAQVNELLKKKLEG